A genomic stretch from Aminobacter aminovorans includes:
- a CDS encoding TerC family protein, which translates to MEIFTAAGFTALLQVIAIDLVLAGDNAIVIGLAAAGLPADQRKKAILVGIAAATVLRIGFALITQWLLAIGPMLLIAGGLLLLWVCWKMWRELSVSHEQEHEATEALSDADYDKDGKIAGKGPRKTFAQAAWQIVIADVSMSLDNVLAVAGAAMDHPTVLIIGLALSIALMGFAASFVARLLHRYRWIAYIGLLIILYVAIKMLLDGAVDQFPEQFGFLSEWFGGHSAPAH; encoded by the coding sequence ATGGAGATATTCACTGCTGCAGGCTTTACAGCCCTTCTGCAGGTCATAGCTATCGACCTCGTGCTTGCTGGCGACAATGCCATCGTCATCGGCCTTGCCGCGGCGGGCCTTCCGGCCGACCAGCGCAAGAAGGCCATCCTCGTCGGCATCGCGGCGGCGACCGTTCTCCGTATCGGTTTCGCGCTGATCACCCAGTGGCTTTTGGCCATCGGGCCGATGCTGCTCATCGCCGGCGGCCTGCTGCTGCTGTGGGTGTGCTGGAAGATGTGGCGTGAACTCAGCGTCAGCCACGAGCAGGAGCATGAAGCGACCGAGGCACTGTCCGACGCGGATTACGATAAGGACGGCAAGATCGCCGGCAAAGGCCCGCGCAAGACCTTCGCGCAGGCCGCCTGGCAGATCGTCATCGCCGACGTGTCGATGTCGCTCGACAACGTGCTTGCGGTTGCCGGTGCCGCCATGGACCATCCGACTGTTCTGATCATCGGTCTCGCGCTCTCGATCGCGCTGATGGGCTTTGCCGCCTCCTTCGTCGCACGCCTGCTGCACCGCTACCGCTGGATCGCCTATATCGGCCTGCTGATCATCCTTTATGTCGCCATCAAGATGCTGCTCGACGGTGCCGTCGACCAGTTCCCGGAGCAATTCGGCTTCCTCAGCGAATGGTTCGGCGGTCATAGCGCTCCGGCCCACTGA